In Oncorhynchus mykiss isolate Arlee chromosome 1, USDA_OmykA_1.1, whole genome shotgun sequence, the following proteins share a genomic window:
- the LOC110489707 gene encoding multidrug and toxin extrusion protein 1 isoform X4, producing MHLNRNLFSLQNANVWTNDCTPVFVDTNGNNNLNSAKLSKRFHFIGCGQCGSKMEEITTCIPVDPTSKGNPLIYGSIISKLPAEGGSFSRARRWMSIEIEEMVEILKLALPMVVNITGISIGTGLASAFDTLISQRGILILLLSCFPCWALLINTEPILLAFHQSPEVSRLTQLYVRIFMPALPACFMYQLQGRYLQNQGIIWPQVITGVVGNLLNAITNYTFLYQLNLGVAGSAAANTISQYTLAIVIYVYILWRGLHKATWDGWSRDCLQEWGPFLYLAVPSMLMMCLEWWIYEIGVFMAGFIGEAELGAMSALYQVSSITFMFPLGFAVAANVRMGNALGAGNTEQAKLSGKVSFICAFTVSLGIAIILGLTKDVLGYIFTQDQDVIKKAAPLLLLYAFHHVFDAIAVLMGGVVRVAGKQMVGAVSYLVGYYIIGLPIAVSLMFPFKMCILGFRIGFFLCSILHSIFLIVYICKLNWKQTTYEALVRAGVQSLKENAPCLDKTRGSYQTLLTNELSTVGVVLSVRHLVLRRGLAVVIMLLILAIGIVTNQLLTVTLPPKPTLPLLFPNATNTQLA from the exons ATGCATTTAAATAGAAACTTGTTTTCGTTGCAAAATGCAAATGTTTGGACAAATGATTGCACCCCAGTTTTTGTTGATACCAACGGCAACAATAATTTGAACTCAGCAAAATTATCTAAACGTTTTCACTTCATAGGCTGTGGTCAATGCGGTAGTAAAATGGAAGAAATTACAACATGTATCCCAGTGGACCCTACCTCGAAGGGTAATCCACTCATTTATGGCTCCATCATATCTAAATTACCTGCAGAAGGCGGCTCTTTCAGTCGAGCAAGGAGATGGATGTCAATCGAAATAGAAGAGATGGTTGAAATTCTAAAACTGGCTTTACCAATG GTGGTCAATATTACAGGCATATCCATCGGCACCGGGCTGGCATCAGCCTTCGACACACTGATTTCTCAG AGAGGGATTCTGATCCTGCTCCTGTCCTGCTTCCCCTGCTGGGCTCTCCTCATCAACACAGAGCCCATCCTACTGGCCTTCCATCAGAGCCCGGAGGTCTCCAG GCTTACTCAACTCTATGTGAGGATCTTCATGCCTGCTCTGCCA GCATGCTTCATGTATCAGCTGCAAGGAAGATACCTTCAAAACCAG GGTATCATATGGCCCCAGGTGATAACTGGAGTGGTGGGGAACCTTCTAAATGCAATCACCAACTACACCTTCCTCTATCAACTCAACTTGGGCGTGGC GGGCTCTGCAGCTGCTAACACCATCTCCCAGTACACCTTGGCTATAGTCATCTATGTGTACATCCTATGGAGAGGGCTGCACAAAGCCACCTGGGACG GCTGGTCACGTGACTGCCTGCAAGAGTGGGGGCCTTTCCTCTACCTGGCTGTTCCCAGCATGCTCATGATGTGTCTGGAGTGGTGGATCTATGAGATTGGAGTATTCATGGCAG GTTTTATCGGTGAAGCTGAGCTGGGAGCTATGTCAGCCCTCTACCAGGTGTCCAGCATCACATTTATG TTTCCTCTAGGGTTTGCTGTTGCTGCCAATGTGCGGATGGGGAATGCTCTGGGTGCTGGGAACACGGAGCAGGCCAAACTGTCTGGCAAGGTCTCCTTCATCTGTGCAT TCACAGTTTCCCTCGGCATTGCCATTATCCTTGGGTTGACTAAAGACGTGCTAGGATACATCTTCACTCAAGACCA ggatgTTATTAAAAAGGCAGCTCCGCTTTTACTGTTGTATGCCTTCCACCATGTATTCGATGCCATAGCG GTGTTGATGGGTGGCGTTGTAAGGGTAGCAGGAAAACAGATGGTTGGTGCTGTGTCCTACCtggttggttactacattataGGCCTGCCCATTGCAGTGTCTCTCATGTTTCCCTTCAAAATGTGCATATTAG GATTTAGGATCGGGTTCTTCCTATGTAGCATCCTGCACTCTATTTTCCTTATTGTCTACATATGTAAACTCAACTGGAAACAAACCACCTACGAA gCACTGGTGAGGGCAGGAGTGCAGAGCCTTAAAGAGAACGCTCCCTGTCTGGATAAGACTCGGG GCTCGTACCAGACCCTTTTGACCAATGAGCTGAGTACGGTgggtgtagttctgtctgtcagGCATCTGGTTCTTCGGCGTGGCTTGGCTGTGGTCATCATGCTGCTCATCCTCGCCATTGGAATCGTCACCAACCAGCTGCTGACTGTTACGCTGCCCCCCAAGCCCACATTACCCCTTCTATTCCCTAATGCAACAAACACACAACTTGCATAG
- the LOC110489707 gene encoding multidrug and toxin extrusion protein 1 isoform X1: MHLNRNLFSLQNANVWTNDCTPVFVDTNGNNNLNSAKLSKRFHFIGCGQCGSKMEEITTCIPVDPTSKGNPLIYGSIISKLPAEGGSFSRARRWMSIEIEEMVEILKLALPMFISMLMLMLISFVSTVFCGHLGKTELAAVTLATSVVNITGISIGTGLASAFDTLISQIFGSNNLKYVGVIVQRGILILLLSCFPCWALLINTEPILLAFHQSPEVSRLTQLYVRIFMPALPACFMYQLQGRYLQNQGIIWPQVITGVVGNLLNAITNYTFLYQLNLGVAGSAAANTISQYTLAIVIYVYILWRGLHKATWDGWSRDCLQEWGPFLYLAVPSMLMMCLEWWIYEIGVFMAGFIGEAELGAMSALYQVSSITFMFPLGFAVAANVRMGNALGAGNTEQAKLSGKVSFICAFTVSLGIAIILGLTKDVLGYIFTQDQDVIKKAAPLLLLYAFHHVFDAIAVLMGGVVRVAGKQMVGAVSYLVGYYIIGLPIAVSLMFPFKMCILGFRIGFFLCSILHSIFLIVYICKLNWKQTTYEALVRAGVQSLKENAPCLDKTRGSYQTLLTNELSTVGVVLSVRHLVLRRGLAVVIMLLILAIGIVTNQLLTVTLPPKPTLPLLFPNATNTQLA; encoded by the exons ATGCATTTAAATAGAAACTTGTTTTCGTTGCAAAATGCAAATGTTTGGACAAATGATTGCACCCCAGTTTTTGTTGATACCAACGGCAACAATAATTTGAACTCAGCAAAATTATCTAAACGTTTTCACTTCATAGGCTGTGGTCAATGCGGTAGTAAAATGGAAGAAATTACAACATGTATCCCAGTGGACCCTACCTCGAAGGGTAATCCACTCATTTATGGCTCCATCATATCTAAATTACCTGCAGAAGGCGGCTCTTTCAGTCGAGCAAGGAGATGGATGTCAATCGAAATAGAAGAGATGGTTGAAATTCTAAAACTGGCTTTACCAATG TTCATCTCCATGCTGATGCTCATGCTAATCAGTTTTGTTAGCACGGTGTTCTGTGGACACTTAGGCAAAACGGAGCTGGCAGCTGTGACTCTGGCCACTTCG GTGGTCAATATTACAGGCATATCCATCGGCACCGGGCTGGCATCAGCCTTCGACACACTGATTTCTCAG ATTTTCGGAAGCAACAATCTGAAGTATGTGGGTGTGATCGTGCAGAGAGGGATTCTGATCCTGCTCCTGTCCTGCTTCCCCTGCTGGGCTCTCCTCATCAACACAGAGCCCATCCTACTGGCCTTCCATCAGAGCCCGGAGGTCTCCAG GCTTACTCAACTCTATGTGAGGATCTTCATGCCTGCTCTGCCA GCATGCTTCATGTATCAGCTGCAAGGAAGATACCTTCAAAACCAG GGTATCATATGGCCCCAGGTGATAACTGGAGTGGTGGGGAACCTTCTAAATGCAATCACCAACTACACCTTCCTCTATCAACTCAACTTGGGCGTGGC GGGCTCTGCAGCTGCTAACACCATCTCCCAGTACACCTTGGCTATAGTCATCTATGTGTACATCCTATGGAGAGGGCTGCACAAAGCCACCTGGGACG GCTGGTCACGTGACTGCCTGCAAGAGTGGGGGCCTTTCCTCTACCTGGCTGTTCCCAGCATGCTCATGATGTGTCTGGAGTGGTGGATCTATGAGATTGGAGTATTCATGGCAG GTTTTATCGGTGAAGCTGAGCTGGGAGCTATGTCAGCCCTCTACCAGGTGTCCAGCATCACATTTATG TTTCCTCTAGGGTTTGCTGTTGCTGCCAATGTGCGGATGGGGAATGCTCTGGGTGCTGGGAACACGGAGCAGGCCAAACTGTCTGGCAAGGTCTCCTTCATCTGTGCAT TCACAGTTTCCCTCGGCATTGCCATTATCCTTGGGTTGACTAAAGACGTGCTAGGATACATCTTCACTCAAGACCA ggatgTTATTAAAAAGGCAGCTCCGCTTTTACTGTTGTATGCCTTCCACCATGTATTCGATGCCATAGCG GTGTTGATGGGTGGCGTTGTAAGGGTAGCAGGAAAACAGATGGTTGGTGCTGTGTCCTACCtggttggttactacattataGGCCTGCCCATTGCAGTGTCTCTCATGTTTCCCTTCAAAATGTGCATATTAG GATTTAGGATCGGGTTCTTCCTATGTAGCATCCTGCACTCTATTTTCCTTATTGTCTACATATGTAAACTCAACTGGAAACAAACCACCTACGAA gCACTGGTGAGGGCAGGAGTGCAGAGCCTTAAAGAGAACGCTCCCTGTCTGGATAAGACTCGGG GCTCGTACCAGACCCTTTTGACCAATGAGCTGAGTACGGTgggtgtagttctgtctgtcagGCATCTGGTTCTTCGGCGTGGCTTGGCTGTGGTCATCATGCTGCTCATCCTCGCCATTGGAATCGTCACCAACCAGCTGCTGACTGTTACGCTGCCCCCCAAGCCCACATTACCCCTTCTATTCCCTAATGCAACAAACACACAACTTGCATAG
- the LOC110489707 gene encoding multidrug and toxin extrusion protein 1 isoform X2, which produces MHLNRNLFSLQNANVWTNDCTPVFVDTNGNNNLNSAKLSKRFHFIGCGQCGSKMEEITTCIPVDPTSKGNPLIYGSIISKLPAEGGSFSRARRWMSIEIEEMVEILKLALPMFISMLMLMLISFVSTVFCGHLGKTELAAVTLATSVVNITGISIGTGLASAFDTLISQRGILILLLSCFPCWALLINTEPILLAFHQSPEVSRLTQLYVRIFMPALPACFMYQLQGRYLQNQGIIWPQVITGVVGNLLNAITNYTFLYQLNLGVAGSAAANTISQYTLAIVIYVYILWRGLHKATWDGWSRDCLQEWGPFLYLAVPSMLMMCLEWWIYEIGVFMAGFIGEAELGAMSALYQVSSITFMFPLGFAVAANVRMGNALGAGNTEQAKLSGKVSFICAFTVSLGIAIILGLTKDVLGYIFTQDQDVIKKAAPLLLLYAFHHVFDAIAVLMGGVVRVAGKQMVGAVSYLVGYYIIGLPIAVSLMFPFKMCILGFRIGFFLCSILHSIFLIVYICKLNWKQTTYEALVRAGVQSLKENAPCLDKTRGSYQTLLTNELSTVGVVLSVRHLVLRRGLAVVIMLLILAIGIVTNQLLTVTLPPKPTLPLLFPNATNTQLA; this is translated from the exons ATGCATTTAAATAGAAACTTGTTTTCGTTGCAAAATGCAAATGTTTGGACAAATGATTGCACCCCAGTTTTTGTTGATACCAACGGCAACAATAATTTGAACTCAGCAAAATTATCTAAACGTTTTCACTTCATAGGCTGTGGTCAATGCGGTAGTAAAATGGAAGAAATTACAACATGTATCCCAGTGGACCCTACCTCGAAGGGTAATCCACTCATTTATGGCTCCATCATATCTAAATTACCTGCAGAAGGCGGCTCTTTCAGTCGAGCAAGGAGATGGATGTCAATCGAAATAGAAGAGATGGTTGAAATTCTAAAACTGGCTTTACCAATG TTCATCTCCATGCTGATGCTCATGCTAATCAGTTTTGTTAGCACGGTGTTCTGTGGACACTTAGGCAAAACGGAGCTGGCAGCTGTGACTCTGGCCACTTCG GTGGTCAATATTACAGGCATATCCATCGGCACCGGGCTGGCATCAGCCTTCGACACACTGATTTCTCAG AGAGGGATTCTGATCCTGCTCCTGTCCTGCTTCCCCTGCTGGGCTCTCCTCATCAACACAGAGCCCATCCTACTGGCCTTCCATCAGAGCCCGGAGGTCTCCAG GCTTACTCAACTCTATGTGAGGATCTTCATGCCTGCTCTGCCA GCATGCTTCATGTATCAGCTGCAAGGAAGATACCTTCAAAACCAG GGTATCATATGGCCCCAGGTGATAACTGGAGTGGTGGGGAACCTTCTAAATGCAATCACCAACTACACCTTCCTCTATCAACTCAACTTGGGCGTGGC GGGCTCTGCAGCTGCTAACACCATCTCCCAGTACACCTTGGCTATAGTCATCTATGTGTACATCCTATGGAGAGGGCTGCACAAAGCCACCTGGGACG GCTGGTCACGTGACTGCCTGCAAGAGTGGGGGCCTTTCCTCTACCTGGCTGTTCCCAGCATGCTCATGATGTGTCTGGAGTGGTGGATCTATGAGATTGGAGTATTCATGGCAG GTTTTATCGGTGAAGCTGAGCTGGGAGCTATGTCAGCCCTCTACCAGGTGTCCAGCATCACATTTATG TTTCCTCTAGGGTTTGCTGTTGCTGCCAATGTGCGGATGGGGAATGCTCTGGGTGCTGGGAACACGGAGCAGGCCAAACTGTCTGGCAAGGTCTCCTTCATCTGTGCAT TCACAGTTTCCCTCGGCATTGCCATTATCCTTGGGTTGACTAAAGACGTGCTAGGATACATCTTCACTCAAGACCA ggatgTTATTAAAAAGGCAGCTCCGCTTTTACTGTTGTATGCCTTCCACCATGTATTCGATGCCATAGCG GTGTTGATGGGTGGCGTTGTAAGGGTAGCAGGAAAACAGATGGTTGGTGCTGTGTCCTACCtggttggttactacattataGGCCTGCCCATTGCAGTGTCTCTCATGTTTCCCTTCAAAATGTGCATATTAG GATTTAGGATCGGGTTCTTCCTATGTAGCATCCTGCACTCTATTTTCCTTATTGTCTACATATGTAAACTCAACTGGAAACAAACCACCTACGAA gCACTGGTGAGGGCAGGAGTGCAGAGCCTTAAAGAGAACGCTCCCTGTCTGGATAAGACTCGGG GCTCGTACCAGACCCTTTTGACCAATGAGCTGAGTACGGTgggtgtagttctgtctgtcagGCATCTGGTTCTTCGGCGTGGCTTGGCTGTGGTCATCATGCTGCTCATCCTCGCCATTGGAATCGTCACCAACCAGCTGCTGACTGTTACGCTGCCCCCCAAGCCCACATTACCCCTTCTATTCCCTAATGCAACAAACACACAACTTGCATAG
- the LOC110489707 gene encoding multidrug and toxin extrusion protein 1 isoform X3 produces MHLNRNLFSLQNANVWTNDCTPVFVDTNGNNNLNSAKLSKRFHFIGCGQCGSKMEEITTCIPVDPTSKGNPLIYGSIISKLPAEGGSFSRARRWMSIEIEEMVEILKLALPMVVNITGISIGTGLASAFDTLISQIFGSNNLKYVGVIVQRGILILLLSCFPCWALLINTEPILLAFHQSPEVSRLTQLYVRIFMPALPACFMYQLQGRYLQNQGIIWPQVITGVVGNLLNAITNYTFLYQLNLGVAGSAAANTISQYTLAIVIYVYILWRGLHKATWDGWSRDCLQEWGPFLYLAVPSMLMMCLEWWIYEIGVFMAGFIGEAELGAMSALYQVSSITFMFPLGFAVAANVRMGNALGAGNTEQAKLSGKVSFICAFTVSLGIAIILGLTKDVLGYIFTQDQDVIKKAAPLLLLYAFHHVFDAIAVLMGGVVRVAGKQMVGAVSYLVGYYIIGLPIAVSLMFPFKMCILGFRIGFFLCSILHSIFLIVYICKLNWKQTTYEALVRAGVQSLKENAPCLDKTRGSYQTLLTNELSTVGVVLSVRHLVLRRGLAVVIMLLILAIGIVTNQLLTVTLPPKPTLPLLFPNATNTQLA; encoded by the exons ATGCATTTAAATAGAAACTTGTTTTCGTTGCAAAATGCAAATGTTTGGACAAATGATTGCACCCCAGTTTTTGTTGATACCAACGGCAACAATAATTTGAACTCAGCAAAATTATCTAAACGTTTTCACTTCATAGGCTGTGGTCAATGCGGTAGTAAAATGGAAGAAATTACAACATGTATCCCAGTGGACCCTACCTCGAAGGGTAATCCACTCATTTATGGCTCCATCATATCTAAATTACCTGCAGAAGGCGGCTCTTTCAGTCGAGCAAGGAGATGGATGTCAATCGAAATAGAAGAGATGGTTGAAATTCTAAAACTGGCTTTACCAATG GTGGTCAATATTACAGGCATATCCATCGGCACCGGGCTGGCATCAGCCTTCGACACACTGATTTCTCAG ATTTTCGGAAGCAACAATCTGAAGTATGTGGGTGTGATCGTGCAGAGAGGGATTCTGATCCTGCTCCTGTCCTGCTTCCCCTGCTGGGCTCTCCTCATCAACACAGAGCCCATCCTACTGGCCTTCCATCAGAGCCCGGAGGTCTCCAG GCTTACTCAACTCTATGTGAGGATCTTCATGCCTGCTCTGCCA GCATGCTTCATGTATCAGCTGCAAGGAAGATACCTTCAAAACCAG GGTATCATATGGCCCCAGGTGATAACTGGAGTGGTGGGGAACCTTCTAAATGCAATCACCAACTACACCTTCCTCTATCAACTCAACTTGGGCGTGGC GGGCTCTGCAGCTGCTAACACCATCTCCCAGTACACCTTGGCTATAGTCATCTATGTGTACATCCTATGGAGAGGGCTGCACAAAGCCACCTGGGACG GCTGGTCACGTGACTGCCTGCAAGAGTGGGGGCCTTTCCTCTACCTGGCTGTTCCCAGCATGCTCATGATGTGTCTGGAGTGGTGGATCTATGAGATTGGAGTATTCATGGCAG GTTTTATCGGTGAAGCTGAGCTGGGAGCTATGTCAGCCCTCTACCAGGTGTCCAGCATCACATTTATG TTTCCTCTAGGGTTTGCTGTTGCTGCCAATGTGCGGATGGGGAATGCTCTGGGTGCTGGGAACACGGAGCAGGCCAAACTGTCTGGCAAGGTCTCCTTCATCTGTGCAT TCACAGTTTCCCTCGGCATTGCCATTATCCTTGGGTTGACTAAAGACGTGCTAGGATACATCTTCACTCAAGACCA ggatgTTATTAAAAAGGCAGCTCCGCTTTTACTGTTGTATGCCTTCCACCATGTATTCGATGCCATAGCG GTGTTGATGGGTGGCGTTGTAAGGGTAGCAGGAAAACAGATGGTTGGTGCTGTGTCCTACCtggttggttactacattataGGCCTGCCCATTGCAGTGTCTCTCATGTTTCCCTTCAAAATGTGCATATTAG GATTTAGGATCGGGTTCTTCCTATGTAGCATCCTGCACTCTATTTTCCTTATTGTCTACATATGTAAACTCAACTGGAAACAAACCACCTACGAA gCACTGGTGAGGGCAGGAGTGCAGAGCCTTAAAGAGAACGCTCCCTGTCTGGATAAGACTCGGG GCTCGTACCAGACCCTTTTGACCAATGAGCTGAGTACGGTgggtgtagttctgtctgtcagGCATCTGGTTCTTCGGCGTGGCTTGGCTGTGGTCATCATGCTGCTCATCCTCGCCATTGGAATCGTCACCAACCAGCTGCTGACTGTTACGCTGCCCCCCAAGCCCACATTACCCCTTCTATTCCCTAATGCAACAAACACACAACTTGCATAG